A single window of Plasmodium reichenowi strain SY57 chromosome 12, whole genome shotgun sequence DNA harbors:
- a CDS encoding zinc finger protein, putative produces MIKXXXXXXXXXXXXEEKYSFMNISSFNRKCNKEKYYFLNTAMNIKRKYIYDDNNITLVGNNINENKNNICEKAKEQSSLLNLNIRKEKNEHECFINDDIFISTIKENELNNIHINNKTCSLQDVEYSNVHLKNKFYKTYIHSYDNKMLSVDEEGEYDRNENINRNESINIVNTRGDIHESIHDVSHNYEGNLTNNNNIIESDILENNIKINSNITNNNVINSSNQDNDVHVNVSSQNNYVEKKEECQQKERANDSINNINSDNNKNDIHNDDNINNVSNNNNINNNDNVSNNDNVNNNNNINNNDNVYNNDNVNNNNNINNNDNINNNDNVNNNDNVNNNDNVNNNDNVNNNDNVNNNDNTNNNNDIINSSNVSSREGENEHNSREISNMNSRGISFIENDHSNVSNEDDLNYYVITIRELRNNDINRRDEDNISIEDEDIYSFTKCFISKILGYDIKPDLEEYNMNKIIRSLLFILMLFILFCTEFLFVYNNLLKIKVDSKLVMIESNYNPTFVSNFLYQFNENDLKKSLVTENIIKEEIGKGNFMLYNNMCVIMNKLNINCNNFSDYYKINDNNENTEHLIEKSIKIFEELNKKKIFVYKMKESLFSKCNDVSNKNLNNDDNYIFIYVSEKKILKISVLFLILTIFFLCLRIALIISRILYDIILFIYMKGFRLSIESKKKYLSKYIWSLSTLYLLEIILGDECIVWWLHDIDPIFSYHFQYFIWIISLFCFATYVLHKILKTCASRWDNTNDRENIDNHGNNTDGNTLFGNPISINPLNDSPEPRTTRYENSPNVNLTTTTTTNNNNNDNNDNNDNNINNNNNNNNNNNNNNNNNNNVYTEFPNNTNNNINYTSISVSLKCVHDFLYGANIMFACIFLLLNLSKVPVITIIVTSVVLFIDILNDTYLEQVHLTSTITNTTFQRPRRKRFYIIENKKKKNFKNIFLMRINEHTYRDVTVDTINKKERKNKVNNQISFNHKNKNKYWDNKNGIFNIRNIINNKYLNKKKKSLKKTVNKNNENDIQDEINNNNSNNNLPENYELNNSIIATYEYCEICDERNKNVVLHPCMHGGFCEACIRCMIFNSLKLKDTYPCCPLCRNPIENVYKISYEDDERKVQATNILTIKRK; encoded by the coding sequence atgaTAAAGNNNNNNNNNNNNNNNNNNNNNNNNNNNNNNNNNNNNgaagaaaaatattcattCATGAATATCTCTTCTTTTAATCGTAAATGTAATAAAGAAAAGTATTATTTCCTTAATACAGcaatgaatataaaaagaaaatatatttatgatgataataatataaccCTTGTGGggaataatataaatgaaaataaaaataatatatgtgaaAAGGCAAAAGAGCAATCATCTCTTTTGAACCTGAATATTCGgaaggaaaaaaatgaacatgaatgttttataaacgatgacatatttatatctacaataaaagaaaatgaattaaataatatacatattaataataaaacgTGCAGTTTACAAGACGTGGAATATTCTAATGTTcatttgaaaaataaattttataaaacatatattcattcatacgataataaaatgttaaGTGTAGATGAAGAAGGTGAATATGATCGCAAcgaaaatattaatagaaatgaaagtataaatattgtaaaTACGAGGGGAGATATACATGAAAGTATACATGATGTAAGCCATAATTATGAGGGAAACCTTAccaataataataatataatagaaAGTGACatattagaaaataatataaaaataaatagcaatattactaataataatgttattAATTCTTCAAATCAAGATAATGATGTTCATGTAAATGTCTCGTCACAGAATAACTATGTGgagaaaaaagaagaatgTCAACAAAAAGAAAGAGCAAATGATAGtataaataacataaatagtgataataataaaaatgatatacataatgatgataatataaataatgtaagtaataataacaatataaataataatgacaatgtaagtaataatgacaatgtaaataataataacaatataaataataatgacaatgtatataataatgacaatgtaaataataataacaatataaataataatgacaatataaataataatgacaatgtaaataataatgacaatgtaaataataatgacaatgtaaataataatgacaatgtaaataataatgataatgtaaataataatgacaatacaaataataacaatgatattattaattcatCTAATGTAAGTTCAAGAGAAGGAGAAAATGAACATAATAGTAGAGAGATAAGCAATATGAACAGTAGAGGAATAAGTTTTATAGAAAATGATCATAGTAATGTATCGAATGAAGATgatttaaattattatgttattaCTATAAGGGAGCTAAgaaataatgatataaatagaAGAGATGAGGATAATATAAGTATTGAAGatgaagatatatattcttttacaaaatgttttattagTAAAATATTAGGTTATGATATAAAACCTGACTtagaagaatataatatgaataaaataataagaagtcttttatttatcttaatgttatttattttattttgtactgaatttctttttgtttataataatttattaaaaataaaagtagATAGTAAATTAGTAATGATTGAATCTAATTATAATCCAACTTTTGTatctaattttttatatcaatttaatgaaaatgatttaaaaaaatcattagttacagaaaatataataaaagaagaaatagGAAAAGGGaattttatgttatataataatatgtgtgtaattatgaataaattaaatataaattgtaataatttttcagattattataaaattaatgataataatgaaaatacaGAACATCTTATAGAAAAAAgtattaaaatttttgaagaattaaataaaaaaaaaatttttgtatataaaatgaaagaatctttattttctaaatgTAATGATGTCTccaataaaaatttaaataatgatgataattatatatttatttatgtttctgaaaagaaaattttaaaaattagtgttttatttttgataCTGACCATATTCTTTTTGTGCTTAAGAATAGcattaataatatcaaGGATCCTATATgatatcatattatttatatatatgaaagGATTTAGATTATCTATAgaaagtaaaaaaaaatatctatCGAAATATATATGGTCCCTATCTACcttatatttattagaAATTATATTAGGTGATGAATGTATAGTATGGTGGCTTCATGATATTGATCCAATTTTTAGTTATCACtttcaatattttatatggatcatatctttattttgCTTTGCAACCTATGTTCTTCATAAAATTCTTAAAACATGTGCATCTCGTTGGGATAATACGAATGACAGGGAAAATATAGACAACCATGGTAATAATACGGATGGTAATACTTTATTTGGTAACCCTATATCTATAAACCCATTAAATGATAGCCCTGAACCAAGGACCACTAGATATGAGAACTCTCCAAATGTAAACCTTACTACAACAACTActactaataataataataatgataataatgataataatgataataatattaataataataataataataataataataataataataataataataacaataacaaCGTTTATACTGAATTTCCAAACAACACgaacaataatataaactACACTTCTATATCTGTTTCGTTAAAATGTGTACACGATTTTCTCTATGGAGCTAATATTATGTTTGCATGTAtcttcttattattaaatttgaGTAAAGTTCCCGTAATTACAATTATAGTTACATCTGTAgttttatttatagatatattaaatgacACATATTTGGAACAGGTTCATTTAACATCTACAATAACTAATACGACGTTTCAGAGGCCAAGACGAAAAagattttatattattgaaaataagaaaaagaaaaattttaagaatatatttttaatgaGAATAAATGAACATACCTATCGAGATGTAACCGTAGatacaataaataaaaaagaaaggaaaaataaGGTTAACAATCAAATATCTTTTAAtcataagaataaaaataaatactgggataataaaaatggtaTATTTAACATACGTAATATCATAAACAATAAGtatttaaacaaaaaaaaaaaaagtttaaaaaaaacagtaaataaaaataatgaaaatgatatCCAAGATGAAattaacaataataatagtaataataatctgCCGGAAAACTATGAACTTAATAATTCAATTATAGCAACATATGAATATTGTGAGATATGTGACGAacgaaataaaaatgtagTATTACACCCATGTATGCATGGAGGTTTTTGTGAAGCATGTATTAGATGTATGatatttaattctttaaaattaaaagatacATATCCCTGTTGTCCTCTGTGTAGAAATCCTATTGAAAATGTCTATAAAATATCTTATGAAGATGATGAAAGGAAGGTTCAAGCTACTAATATACTAACCatcaaaagaaaatga
- a CDS encoding hypothetical protein (conserved Plasmodium protein, unknown function), with product MLKKLLPNIYKCKNLIEGRNVLIHFEYKRNYEANITKRSIRKLLHFFYKQVHPDLTSTLPEELKKKNSESLSILNSYIDILSTAEKNEENIFIERNVVFFKVFENKENKIIQGRYKHLVIKLHTLSNNLTENEKEKIIVKLIYDIKQAIGGDQEKAKDNINHDDYKISFDDDNIYNKKYDREKKKDINLLWDNLTNYVKDTQALYQLSDEQVELINQRKNYFYYIKKKLLEKYGRIKHKKRRKLKIENIKQVANKIVLIKFPDLHQKYIKNNFEDINNFHQSYQIIQNGYDPSLLFFHKNLKEHNKTIALQNICGLNLKDDADKWLLESCLKLLKNHPIQIPIVICDEQKEIALSSTFGYIYVPYNFCFHDFFIFLQNNLDEARAIRKK from the exons ATGTTGAAGAAACTTTTACCAAATATCTATAAATGTAAGAATTTAATAGAAGGAAGAAATGTATTAATTCattttgaatataaaagaaaCTATGAGGCAAACATTACGAAAAGAAGTATAAGGAAATtacttcattttttttataaacaaGTTCATCCTGATTTAACAAGTACATTACCAGAAgaattgaaaaaaaagaattcaGAATCTTTGAGTATtttaaattcatatatagatatattaagTACTGctgaaaaaaatgaagaaaacatatttattgAGAGAAATGTCGTATTTTTTAAAgtttttgaaaataaagaaaataaaataattcaaGGGAGATATAAACATTTAGTAATAAAATTACACACCTTATCAAATAATTTGACAGAAAAtgagaaagaaaaaattattgtaaagttaatatatgatataaaacAAGCTATAGGTGGAGATCAAGAAAAAGcaaaagataatataaaccATGATGATTACAAAATATCATttgatgatgataatatatataataaaaaatatgatagagagaaaaaaaaggatattaatttattatggGATAATTTAACAAATTATGTAAAAGATACACAAGCTTTATATCAATTATCAGATGAACAAGTTgaattaataaatcaaagaaaaaactacttttattatataaaaaaaaaattactagaaaaatatggaagaataaaacataagaaaagaaggaaacttaaaatagaaaatattaaacaaGTTGCAAATAAAATTGTTCTAATTAAATTTCCAGATCTTcatcaaaaatatatcaaaaataattttgaagatataaataattttcatcAAAGTTATCAAATAATTCAAAATGGATATGATCCATCTTTActattttttcataaaaatttgAAAGAACATAATAAAACTATAGCTCTTCAAAATATATGCGGActaaatttaaaagatgATGCTGATAAGTGGCTTCTTGAATCCTGCCTCaaacttttaaaaaatcatCCCATACAAATACCTATTGTTATTTGTGATgaacaaaaagaaattgCTTTATCATCAACCtttggatatatatat GTCCCTTATAACTTTTGCTTTCACgattttttcattttcttgCAAAATAATCTCGATGAGGCAAGAGCTATTAGAAAAAAG